In Thermococcus camini, a genomic segment contains:
- the taw2 gene encoding tRNA(Phe) (4-demethylwyosine(37)-C(7)) aminocarboxypropyltransferase Taw2: protein MGQGNTRLIKPRIRETLARELPGELVQMLPKHWVQIGDVLILPLRQELEPYKHRIAEVYAQVIGVKTVLRKGRIGGEFRETNYEVLYGSDTVTVHVENGIRYKLDVARVMFSPANVKERVRMAKVAKPGELVVDMFAGIGHLSLPMAVHGKARVIAIEKSPYTFQFLVENIELNRVQDRMTAYNIDNRDFPGENIADRILMGYVVTTHEFIPKALSIAKDEAIIHYHNTVPERLMPEEPFRTFREIAREHGYEAEKLNELVIKRYAPGVWHVVVDVRVFKR, encoded by the coding sequence ATGGGACAAGGGAACACCAGACTCATCAAACCCCGCATTCGGGAAACGTTGGCCCGTGAACTCCCCGGGGAGTTAGTCCAGATGCTCCCCAAACACTGGGTTCAGATAGGCGATGTACTGATTCTGCCGCTCAGGCAGGAGCTTGAGCCGTACAAGCACCGCATCGCCGAGGTCTATGCCCAGGTAATCGGGGTCAAAACCGTCCTCAGGAAGGGCAGAATAGGCGGCGAGTTCCGCGAGACGAACTACGAGGTTCTATACGGGAGCGATACGGTGACGGTGCACGTTGAGAACGGAATCAGATACAAGCTCGACGTTGCCAGAGTCATGTTCTCCCCGGCCAACGTCAAAGAGCGCGTTAGAATGGCAAAGGTCGCGAAGCCCGGGGAGCTCGTGGTGGACATGTTCGCCGGAATCGGACACCTAAGCCTGCCGATGGCCGTTCACGGGAAGGCCAGGGTCATTGCAATAGAAAAGAGCCCGTACACATTCCAGTTCCTCGTTGAGAATATCGAACTGAACCGGGTTCAGGACAGGATGACGGCATACAACATCGATAACCGCGACTTCCCTGGAGAGAACATAGCCGACAGGATTCTGATGGGCTACGTCGTTACGACCCACGAGTTCATCCCCAAGGCGCTCAGCATAGCCAAGGACGAAGCGATAATCCACTACCACAACACAGTTCCGGAGAGGCTGATGCCGGAAGAGCCATTCAGGACGTTCAGGGAAATCGCGAGGGAGCACGGCTACGAGGCCGAGAAGCTCAACGAGCTGGTAATCAAGCGCTACGCCCCCGGGGTCTGGCACGTCGTCGTTGACGTGAGGGTCTTCAAGAGATGA
- a CDS encoding aldehyde ferredoxin oxidoreductase family protein — translation MEAKGGYWGKILRVNLTTKEVKVEPLPEEFPRKYLGGVGFGTRLLYDEVPAKADPLGPENKMIITPGLFVDTGIGTGSKTAFNFKSPLTGGYGRAMAGAEMGVQLKRAGYDMLIVEGQSDEPVMLIINDDDVEIVPADGYWGLTTGEARSKAKEEYPGYATAFIGPAGERLSLISTIETDDRQAARGGPGAVLGSKKLKGILVKGSKKVPIASPEKFRELLKEWALVFKDHPATKADMDYGSGEFLDWMNRERGTFPTRNWQMGFFKKAYEKAKEEGREHIGIDPYFWAPKYRTGRKPCPMCNKPCSQYVRVESEKWGTFMVDGPEYETLYSFGGVLELDDFETVAYLNYLADQLGLDTISAGVTIAWAMEAYERGLLTKEEADGLELTFGNGEAAVEALRKMAYREGNLGKLLADGVKRASERLGKGSEKFAMHVKGMEPPAYDVRGIKGMALAFAVNVRGADHLTSGAYGTELVGRWWKFDGVDRTRGENKGFEIAFHENLMAVYDATGTCKFSRHMYFLEGFPPLVEAVTGMNIGEAELMVIGERIMNIARAFNVREGFTRKDDTLPYRIMWEPIPEGVSKGLHVPPWELDRMLDEYYQARGWSRDGIPTKAKLMALDLPDIAEDIGAGI, via the coding sequence ATGGAGGCAAAAGGCGGCTACTGGGGCAAGATTCTGAGGGTTAACCTGACCACCAAAGAGGTCAAGGTTGAGCCCCTCCCCGAGGAGTTCCCGAGGAAGTACCTCGGAGGCGTTGGCTTTGGAACCAGACTTCTCTACGACGAGGTTCCAGCTAAAGCTGACCCCCTCGGGCCCGAGAACAAGATGATAATCACGCCCGGTCTGTTCGTTGATACCGGCATCGGAACCGGCTCCAAGACTGCATTCAACTTCAAGAGCCCGCTCACCGGCGGCTACGGAAGGGCCATGGCCGGTGCCGAGATGGGAGTCCAGCTCAAGAGGGCAGGCTACGACATGCTCATAGTAGAGGGACAGAGCGACGAACCCGTCATGCTCATCATCAACGACGATGACGTCGAGATCGTTCCCGCCGACGGCTACTGGGGCCTCACCACCGGCGAGGCAAGGTCCAAGGCCAAGGAAGAATACCCCGGCTATGCGACCGCGTTCATCGGACCCGCGGGCGAGAGACTCAGCCTCATCTCGACGATCGAGACCGATGACAGGCAGGCCGCCCGTGGAGGGCCCGGTGCCGTCCTCGGAAGCAAGAAGCTCAAGGGCATTCTTGTGAAGGGCAGCAAGAAGGTCCCGATAGCCAGCCCCGAGAAGTTCCGCGAGCTCCTGAAGGAGTGGGCCCTCGTCTTCAAGGACCACCCGGCCACCAAGGCGGACATGGACTACGGAAGCGGTGAGTTCCTCGACTGGATGAACCGCGAGCGCGGTACCTTCCCGACCAGGAACTGGCAGATGGGCTTCTTCAAGAAGGCCTACGAGAAGGCCAAGGAGGAGGGCAGAGAGCACATCGGAATCGACCCGTACTTCTGGGCGCCGAAGTACCGCACGGGAAGGAAGCCGTGCCCGATGTGCAACAAGCCGTGCAGCCAGTACGTCAGGGTGGAGAGCGAGAAGTGGGGCACCTTCATGGTGGATGGTCCCGAGTACGAGACCCTCTACTCCTTCGGCGGCGTCCTTGAGCTCGACGACTTCGAGACCGTTGCCTACCTCAACTACCTCGCCGACCAGCTCGGTCTCGACACCATCTCAGCCGGTGTCACCATCGCCTGGGCCATGGAGGCTTACGAGAGGGGACTCCTCACCAAGGAAGAGGCAGATGGCCTTGAGCTGACCTTCGGCAACGGAGAGGCAGCGGTCGAGGCCCTCAGGAAGATGGCCTACCGCGAGGGCAACCTCGGAAAGCTTTTGGCAGATGGCGTCAAGAGGGCCAGCGAGAGGCTCGGCAAGGGCAGCGAGAAGTTCGCCATGCACGTCAAGGGCATGGAGCCGCCTGCCTATGACGTCCGCGGTATAAAGGGAATGGCGCTTGCCTTCGCCGTGAACGTCCGCGGTGCCGACCACCTCACCAGCGGCGCCTACGGAACCGAGCTCGTCGGCAGGTGGTGGAAGTTCGACGGCGTCGACAGGACCAGGGGCGAGAACAAGGGATTCGAAATAGCGTTCCACGAGAACCTCATGGCGGTCTACGACGCCACCGGAACGTGCAAGTTCTCAAGACACATGTACTTCCTTGAGGGCTTCCCGCCGCTCGTCGAGGCCGTCACCGGCATGAACATCGGTGAAGCAGAGCTGATGGTCATCGGTGAGAGAATAATGAACATAGCGAGGGCCTTCAACGTCAGGGAAGGCTTCACCAGGAAAGACGACACGCTCCCGTACAGGATTATGTGGGAGCCGATTCCCGAGGGTGTCAGCAAAGGCCTCCACGTCCCGCCGTGGGAGCTCGACAGAATGCTCGACGAGTACTACCAAGCGAGGGGCTGGAGCAGGGACGGAATCCCGACCAAGGCCAAGCTCATGGCCCTCGACCTCCCGGACATCGCGGAGGACATTGGGGCCGGGATTTGA
- the rpsJ gene encoding 30S ribosomal protein S10, producing the protein MQKARIKLASTDIKALNEVTDQIKQIAERTGVRMSGPIPLPTKRIRITTRKSPDGEGTATFDRFELRVHKRLVDIEADERAMRQIMRIRVPEDVTIEIELIS; encoded by the coding sequence ATGCAGAAGGCAAGGATTAAGCTTGCGAGCACGGACATTAAGGCCCTCAACGAGGTCACCGACCAGATCAAGCAGATCGCCGAGAGAACCGGCGTTAGGATGAGCGGACCCATCCCGCTCCCGACCAAGAGGATAAGGATCACCACCAGGAAGAGCCCGGACGGAGAGGGCACCGCCACCTTTGACAGGTTCGAGCTCCGCGTTCACAAGAGGCTCGTTGACATTGAGGCCGACGAAAGGGCCATGCGCCAGATCATGCGCATCCGCGTCCCTGAGGACGTTACCATCGAAATCGAGCTCATCTCCTGA
- the tuf gene encoding translation elongation factor EF-1 subunit alpha — MAKEKPHINIVFIGHVDHGKSTTVGRLLFDSQNIPENIIQKFEQMGEKGKSFKFAWVMDRLKEERERGITIDVAHTKFETPHRYITIIDAPGHRDFVKNMITGASQADAAVLVVAVTDGVMPQTKEHAFLAKTLGINHIIVSLNKMDMVNYDEKKFKQVAEQVKKLLMMLGYKNVQVIPTSAWEGDNIVKKSDKMPWYNGPTLFEALDQIPEPPKPTDKPLRIPIQDVYSIKGVGTVPVGRVETGVLKVGDVVIFEPASTIFHKAIQGEVKSIEMHHESMQEALPGDNIGFNVRGVGKNDIKRGDVAGHTNNPPTVVRPKDTFKAQIIVLNHPTAITVGYTPVLHAHTLQVAVRFEQLLAKLDPRTGNIVEENPQFIKTGDSAIVILRPTKPMVIEPVKEIPQMGRFAIRDMGQTVAAGMVISVQKAE; from the coding sequence ATGGCTAAGGAGAAGCCGCACATTAACATTGTCTTTATCGGACACGTCGACCACGGAAAGAGCACCACCGTTGGAAGGCTCCTGTTCGACAGCCAGAACATTCCGGAGAACATCATCCAGAAGTTCGAGCAGATGGGTGAGAAGGGTAAGTCCTTCAAGTTCGCCTGGGTCATGGACAGGCTCAAGGAGGAGCGCGAGAGGGGTATCACCATCGACGTCGCCCACACCAAGTTCGAGACCCCGCACAGGTACATCACCATCATCGACGCTCCGGGCCACAGGGACTTCGTTAAGAACATGATCACCGGTGCCAGCCAGGCTGACGCGGCAGTTCTCGTCGTCGCCGTCACCGACGGTGTCATGCCGCAGACCAAGGAGCACGCCTTCCTCGCCAAGACCCTCGGTATCAACCACATCATCGTCTCCCTCAACAAGATGGACATGGTCAACTACGACGAGAAGAAGTTCAAGCAGGTCGCCGAGCAGGTTAAGAAGCTCCTCATGATGCTCGGCTACAAGAACGTCCAGGTCATCCCGACCAGCGCTTGGGAGGGCGACAACATCGTCAAGAAGAGCGACAAGATGCCCTGGTACAACGGCCCGACCCTCTTCGAGGCCCTCGACCAGATACCGGAGCCGCCGAAGCCGACCGACAAGCCGCTCCGCATCCCGATCCAGGACGTCTACTCCATTAAGGGTGTCGGTACCGTCCCGGTCGGCCGTGTCGAGACCGGTGTCCTCAAGGTCGGTGACGTCGTCATCTTCGAGCCGGCCAGCACCATCTTCCACAAGGCCATCCAGGGTGAGGTCAAGAGCATCGAGATGCACCACGAGTCCATGCAGGAGGCCCTTCCGGGTGACAACATCGGATTCAACGTCCGTGGCGTTGGTAAGAACGACATAAAGCGCGGTGACGTTGCCGGACACACCAACAACCCGCCGACCGTCGTCAGGCCGAAGGACACCTTCAAGGCCCAGATCATCGTCCTCAACCACCCGACTGCAATAACCGTCGGCTACACCCCGGTCCTCCACGCGCACACCCTCCAGGTCGCCGTCAGGTTCGAGCAGCTCCTGGCTAAGCTCGACCCGAGGACCGGTAACATCGTCGAGGAGAACCCGCAGTTCATCAAGACCGGTGACTCCGCAATAGTTATCCTCAGGCCGACCAAGCCGATGGTCATCGAGCCGGTCAAGGAGATCCCGCAGATGGGCAGGTTCGCCATCCGTGACATGGGCCAGACCGTCGCTGCCGGTATGGTCATCTCCGTTCAGAAGGCCGAGTGA